The Fervidibacillus albus genome contains a region encoding:
- a CDS encoding CDP-alcohol phosphatidyltransferase family protein, which yields MQVSLKELFSVPNILSFIRLLLIPIFISLYINATDEKDYYIASLIILLSGLTDLFDGFIARTFNQITEIGKALDPIADKLTQAAIAFCLTIKYHFIWILITLFVIKELYMGINGLILLRRGKKLDGAQWFGKLSTFIFYVTMLFLVAFPGIEPTIAQLLMGITFIFLLLSFILYIPEYNRLYRN from the coding sequence GTGCAAGTATCACTGAAAGAATTGTTTTCCGTTCCGAATATTTTATCTTTCATTCGACTTCTTCTCATTCCAATTTTTATTTCTTTATACATAAATGCAACGGACGAAAAGGATTATTACATCGCATCTCTCATCATTTTACTATCCGGTTTAACCGATCTTTTCGATGGATTCATCGCTAGAACCTTTAATCAAATTACCGAAATTGGAAAGGCATTGGATCCAATTGCTGATAAATTAACCCAAGCAGCTATCGCCTTTTGTTTGACGATAAAATATCATTTCATTTGGATTTTGATTACATTATTCGTCATAAAAGAGTTATATATGGGAATTAACGGGCTCATACTTTTACGAAGGGGGAAAAAGTTGGATGGGGCCCAATGGTTCGGAAAGCTTTCTACCTTTATTTTTTACGTGACGATGCTCTTTTTAGTCGCCTTTCCGGGGATTGAACCGACGATTGCCCAACTATTGATGGGGATTACTTTCATCTTTTTGTTGTTATCGTTCATTTTATATATTCCTGAATACAACCGCTTGTATCGAAACTAA
- a CDS encoding fructosamine kinase family protein, which yields MNDRLLEAVRWVGDRSPISHWRRVYGGDINDTYYVRTAQGEYFVKYRASIPPHFFSLEKLGLETIRSTNTISVPSCFGVKETENDGFFVMEWISGEKTKDTPILLGNQVAQMHQTIGPAFGFEQNNYIGMIVQKNGWFSNWIEYFRDNRLLPQITAVEKANLIPIELRKKADELLENLDRWIPNDVSPSLLHGDLWGGNWIAGKNGIPYLIDPAVFYGHFEFELAFTELFGGFPSTFYASYNEINPIPSDYEERKPLYQLFYLLVHLNLFGQTYYEPVKQVIEHFTG from the coding sequence ATGAACGATCGACTGTTGGAAGCGGTAAGGTGGGTTGGGGACCGTTCTCCCATTTCCCACTGGCGAAGGGTTTACGGTGGAGATATCAATGATACGTATTACGTACGAACCGCTCAGGGTGAGTATTTCGTAAAATATCGTGCGTCCATTCCACCACATTTTTTCTCCCTTGAAAAACTCGGTTTGGAAACAATTCGGTCGACAAATACAATTTCCGTTCCATCCTGTTTTGGTGTGAAGGAAACGGAAAACGACGGATTTTTCGTTATGGAATGGATTAGCGGAGAAAAAACGAAGGACACACCGATTCTACTCGGAAATCAAGTGGCACAAATGCATCAAACAATCGGTCCGGCCTTCGGATTTGAACAAAATAATTATATCGGAATGATCGTACAAAAAAACGGTTGGTTTTCCAATTGGATTGAATATTTTCGGGACAACCGATTGCTTCCCCAAATCACCGCTGTAGAAAAGGCGAATTTAATACCGATCGAATTGCGAAAAAAGGCGGACGAACTTTTGGAAAATTTAGACCGATGGATTCCTAACGACGTCTCCCCTTCCCTATTACACGGGGATCTATGGGGAGGGAATTGGATTGCCGGAAAAAACGGAATCCCTTATTTAATCGATCCGGCAGTTTTTTATGGCCATTTCGAATTCGAATTAGCCTTTACGGAATTATTCGGCGGTTTTCCTTCCACATTTTACGCAAGTTATAACGAGATCAATCCAATCCCCAGTGACTATGAGGAACGAAAACCGCTGTACCAACTATTTTATTTGCTCGTCCATCTCAATTTATTTGGCCAAACGTATTATGAACCGGTAAAACAAGTTATCGAACATTTCACAGGGTAG
- a CDS encoding aldo/keto reductase, with protein sequence MKKIKLGTSDLQASNIALGCMRMNELEKEDARKVIDQALEVGINFFDHADIYGGGKSEEIFAEAIGMKPSVRENVILQTKAGIREGYYDFSKEHILQSVDGSLKRLKTDYIDLFLLHRPDALVEPEDVAEAFQTLKKSGKVRYFGVSNHTPYQIELLKKYVGEEIIVNQLQFGIMHTNMIDAGIQMNTKFENAVDRDGHVLDYCRLHHITIQAWSPFQYGFFEGVFVDNDKFPKLNQTLASIGEKYGLSKTAMAIAWILRHPANIQPIIGSMNPKRIKDVATASEVTITREEWYEIYRAAGNVLP encoded by the coding sequence TTGAAAAAGATTAAATTAGGAACAAGTGATTTACAAGCGTCTAACATCGCACTCGGTTGTATGCGCATGAACGAGTTGGAAAAAGAAGATGCGAGAAAAGTCATCGACCAAGCATTGGAAGTTGGCATCAATTTTTTCGACCATGCGGATATATATGGAGGTGGGAAGTCGGAGGAGATTTTTGCCGAGGCGATCGGGATGAAACCGTCCGTTCGCGAAAACGTCATCTTGCAAACGAAGGCAGGCATCCGGGAAGGGTATTATGATTTTTCAAAAGAACATATATTGCAATCCGTAGACGGCAGTTTAAAACGGTTGAAAACGGACTATATCGATTTGTTTTTATTACATCGTCCGGATGCCCTCGTCGAACCGGAGGACGTTGCGGAAGCTTTTCAAACGTTAAAGAAGAGTGGAAAAGTTCGTTATTTCGGTGTGAGCAACCATACGCCATACCAGATTGAACTTTTGAAAAAATACGTTGGCGAAGAAATTATTGTCAATCAATTGCAATTCGGTATCATGCATACGAATATGATCGATGCGGGCATTCAAATGAATACGAAATTTGAAAATGCTGTGGATCGGGATGGCCACGTCCTCGACTATTGTCGACTCCATCATATAACGATTCAAGCATGGTCACCTTTTCAATACGGATTTTTCGAAGGCGTATTTGTCGACAACGACAAGTTTCCGAAATTAAATCAAACATTGGCCTCAATCGGTGAAAAATATGGACTGTCGAAAACAGCGATGGCGATCGCCTGGATTTTACGTCATCCAGCCAATATTCAACCGATAATCGGCTCGATGAATCCGAAACGAATCAAAGATGTTGCAACCGCATCGGAAGTTACAATTACAAGGGAAGAATGGTACGAAATTTACCGAGCGGCGGGAAATGTGCTACCGTAA
- the rlmN gene encoding 23S rRNA (adenine(2503)-C(2))-methyltransferase RlmN, whose protein sequence is MNKKSIYNFTFDELTDWMIEQGQKKFRATQVWEWLYRKRVTEFSDMKNVNKDTLQLLDEHFVLSTMKEEIRQVSHDGTVKFLFRLSDGNLIETVLMRQKYGLSVCVTTQVGCNIGCSFCASGILKKNRDLTAAEIVEQILLVQRYLDETENGKRVSHVVVMGIGEPFDNFENLTSFLKIINHAKGLAIGARHITVSTSGIVPKIYEFADLELQVNLAISLHAPNDELRSSIMKINRAYPIEKLMAAVRYYLEKTNRRVTFEYILLKDVNDHVEEARQLANLLKDIRHLSYVNLIPYNPVNEHIHYERSEKEAILRFYDTLKKNGVNCVIRQEHGTDIDAACGQLRSKQLKKAK, encoded by the coding sequence ATGAATAAAAAATCGATTTACAATTTCACATTTGACGAATTAACGGATTGGATGATTGAACAAGGACAAAAAAAATTTCGGGCAACCCAAGTATGGGAATGGTTATATCGAAAACGGGTAACCGAATTTTCCGATATGAAAAACGTAAACAAAGATACCCTTCAACTGTTGGACGAACACTTCGTCTTAAGTACGATGAAAGAAGAAATTCGCCAAGTGTCTCATGATGGAACGGTTAAATTTTTATTCCGTTTAAGCGACGGAAATTTGATCGAGACGGTGTTAATGCGACAAAAATACGGACTTAGTGTTTGCGTGACGACACAGGTTGGATGCAATATCGGATGTTCCTTTTGTGCAAGTGGGATTTTAAAAAAGAACCGGGATTTAACCGCAGCCGAAATCGTGGAGCAAATTCTACTCGTCCAACGGTATTTGGATGAGACGGAAAATGGAAAGCGGGTCAGTCATGTCGTCGTTATGGGAATCGGTGAACCGTTCGACAACTTTGAAAACTTGACGTCCTTTTTAAAAATTATCAACCATGCGAAAGGATTGGCGATCGGAGCTCGGCATATTACCGTATCAACGAGCGGAATCGTCCCGAAAATTTACGAATTCGCTGATTTGGAGTTGCAAGTGAACTTAGCGATCTCATTACACGCACCGAATGATGAATTACGTTCATCCATTATGAAAATTAACCGTGCCTATCCGATCGAAAAATTGATGGCGGCCGTTCGGTATTATTTAGAAAAAACGAATCGACGCGTCACGTTCGAATATATTTTATTGAAAGATGTTAATGACCACGTGGAAGAAGCTCGCCAATTAGCGAACTTGTTAAAGGATATTCGCCATTTGTCTTACGTAAACTTAATTCCGTACAATCCAGTCAATGAACATATCCATTATGAACGAAGTGAAAAAGAGGCAATCCTCCGTTTTTACGATACGTTAAAGAAAAACGGCGTAAATTGTGTTATCCGGCAAGAACATGGTACGGATATCGATGCTGCGTGTGGACAATTACGTAGTAAACAGTTGAAAAAAGCAAAGTAA
- a CDS encoding SDR family NAD(P)-dependent oxidoreductase, producing the protein MKIVFITGAGSGIGLATTKWLVEKGYFVIASVRSFKRSKELLALKKETVDVVEMDVTDDIQVKDVAKYVETCYGKVDILINNAGYSQGGFLEYLSMDDWHRQFETNLFGTVRVTKTFLPLIRKSERGRIINVSSISGFFGFPGLAPYTSSKFALEGLSESLRFELKKEEIFVSVVQPASFRTGIWKKGIETVPQMKNPLPYQKQLLQEGTKSMERGQHPSEVAKVIWKICESPRPHFRYRVGKGAKPLAFFKTYLPWWLLERIVHKKTEG; encoded by the coding sequence GTGAAAATTGTTTTCATTACTGGGGCAGGAAGTGGCATCGGTTTGGCGACGACGAAATGGTTAGTGGAAAAGGGATATTTCGTCATCGCTTCCGTTCGCTCATTCAAACGGTCGAAGGAATTGCTCGCCTTAAAGAAGGAAACCGTCGATGTTGTGGAAATGGATGTGACCGATGACATCCAGGTGAAGGACGTCGCAAAGTACGTGGAAACATGTTACGGGAAAGTGGATATTTTAATTAATAACGCCGGCTATTCCCAAGGTGGATTTTTAGAATATTTATCTATGGACGATTGGCATCGACAATTTGAAACAAATTTGTTCGGAACGGTTCGGGTGACGAAAACGTTTCTACCACTTATTCGGAAAAGCGAACGGGGGAGAATCATAAACGTTTCGAGTATTAGCGGATTTTTCGGATTTCCAGGATTGGCCCCGTACACATCATCAAAATTTGCTTTGGAAGGTTTGAGTGAAAGTTTACGTTTCGAACTAAAAAAGGAAGAAATTTTCGTTTCGGTCGTTCAACCGGCATCGTTTCGGACTGGCATTTGGAAAAAAGGAATCGAAACCGTACCACAGATGAAAAACCCGTTGCCTTATCAAAAACAACTTCTTCAGGAAGGGACAAAATCGATGGAACGGGGGCAACATCCTTCTGAAGTGGCGAAAGTGATTTGGAAAATTTGCGAAAGTCCTAGACCGCATTTTCGATATCGGGTTGGAAAAGGAGCGAAACCCCTTGCTTTTTTCAAAACCTATTTACCGTGGTGGTTGTTGGAGAGAATCGTTCATAAAAAAACGGAAGGATAA
- a CDS encoding TraB/GumN family protein has protein sequence MNEEHITRLVIDEKEYILIGTAHVSKTSAELVKRTIEAEQPDSVCIELDQQRYASIENGTKWKEMDIFQIIKEKKATLLLMNLALSSFQKRMANQFGIKPGQEMIQGIESAKEVGAKLVLADRNIQTTFSRIWHQLDWKGKSFLLMEVIGGIFSKETITEEELEKLKSEDMINSVLQEFTEHFPKLKKPLIDERDEYLAEKIKKAPGKKVVAVLGAAHVPGVLREIEKEHDLKKLTEVPSKSKKPKIIAWAIPLLIIGLIAYSFITNPSTGLQQMLSWLLWNGTLSAIGAAVAFAHPLAILTAFVAAPITSLNPFLAAGWFAGFVQAIVRKPNVEDFEKISDDVTTVKGFWRNKVTRILLIVILANVGSSLGTFIGGADVVRLFFKQF, from the coding sequence ATGAACGAAGAACATATTACAAGACTTGTCATCGATGAAAAGGAATATATTTTAATCGGTACAGCCCACGTTTCGAAAACGAGTGCGGAATTAGTTAAACGAACGATTGAGGCGGAACAGCCAGATTCCGTTTGTATCGAACTTGATCAACAAAGATATGCCTCCATCGAAAACGGCACAAAGTGGAAGGAAATGGATATCTTTCAAATTATTAAAGAAAAAAAAGCGACCCTTTTGTTAATGAATCTCGCCTTGTCTTCGTTTCAAAAACGGATGGCGAACCAATTCGGCATAAAACCAGGACAAGAGATGATTCAAGGAATCGAATCAGCTAAAGAAGTAGGTGCAAAACTCGTTCTAGCCGACCGAAACATTCAGACGACGTTTTCCCGAATTTGGCATCAATTGGATTGGAAGGGGAAGTCGTTTTTACTAATGGAAGTAATCGGTGGGATTTTTTCGAAGGAGACGATTACTGAAGAGGAATTAGAAAAACTCAAGTCCGAAGATATGATCAATTCGGTGTTACAAGAGTTCACGGAACATTTCCCGAAATTAAAAAAGCCGTTAATTGATGAACGGGACGAATATTTAGCGGAAAAAATCAAAAAAGCACCGGGAAAAAAAGTGGTCGCGGTATTAGGGGCTGCCCATGTTCCCGGTGTATTACGGGAAATTGAAAAAGAACATGATTTAAAAAAATTGACAGAAGTGCCATCGAAATCGAAAAAACCGAAAATAATCGCTTGGGCTATTCCTCTTCTAATTATCGGTTTAATCGCTTATTCCTTTATAACGAATCCGAGCACAGGTCTCCAACAGATGCTCAGCTGGCTTCTCTGGAACGGAACGCTATCAGCCATTGGGGCCGCCGTCGCTTTCGCCCATCCGTTGGCAATATTGACCGCCTTTGTCGCAGCACCGATTACATCCCTCAATCCGTTTTTGGCCGCTGGTTGGTTTGCCGGGTTTGTCCAAGCAATCGTTCGAAAACCGAATGTAGAAGATTTCGAAAAAATTTCCGACGATGTGACGACGGTGAAAGGTTTTTGGCGAAATAAGGTGACCCGCATTTTACTGATCGTTATATTGGCTAACGTCGGTAGCTCCCTCGGGACGTTTATCGGCGGCGCGGATGTTGTTCGACTCTTTTTCAAACAATTTTAA
- a CDS encoding YjcZ family sporulation protein encodes MSGTVSGAGYGGGFALIVVLFILLIIVGAAFVGWC; translated from the coding sequence GTGAGTGGCACAGTTTCTGGAGCAGGTTACGGCGGAGGTTTCGCTCTCATTGTCGTATTGTTCATCTTGTTGATTATTGTGGGAGCGGCTTTTGTCGGTTGGTGCTAA
- a CDS encoding YjcZ family sporulation protein has protein sequence MPYCGGYGGGRWFPLIVVLFILLIIVGAAWF, from the coding sequence ATGCCCTATTGCGGTGGATACGGAGGAGGAAGATGGTTCCCGTTAATCGTCGTACTCTTCATCTTGCTCATCATCGTAGGAGCAGCATGGTTTTAA
- a CDS encoding CAP-associated domain-containing protein translates to MKKFLFLLALFILFFVAGSEDVHDPSTFLTEMKNGVSELKEKIDLETTKAAIDRFLRRIGVQISDEEIDEEIDEEEPSTPVLQSPSTEQFAVYNIEIGDQKEKIEKRVGKPQRISLNEYDVYWHTYHESYRNFFMVSYDQHGIVNGIYTNQPLFSSSIGMESGWTKEETRSRLGNPLESLKKGRIVYKLPEDRNYDLFLIDGNYVTIFYDQFEKESIRAIQIIRGDLEEKKSTLYPEGRPELIEGFEYQLYDLTNAERVKYGLNPLVWDRDVQITAKKHSEDMAANGYFSHENLKGQSPFDRMKEDAIFYTVAGENLAYGQFSSIFAHEGLMNSKGHRENILQKDFERIGIGVAFNEEQQPYFTQNFYKK, encoded by the coding sequence TTGAAAAAATTTCTTTTCCTTTTAGCGTTATTTATTTTATTTTTCGTAGCCGGATCAGAGGATGTGCACGATCCGAGTACCTTTTTAACCGAAATGAAAAATGGGGTTTCGGAACTGAAAGAAAAAATAGATTTGGAAACAACAAAGGCGGCGATCGACCGTTTCCTTCGTCGGATTGGCGTTCAAATTTCCGATGAAGAAATCGATGAAGAGATTGATGAAGAAGAACCATCGACACCGGTTTTACAAAGTCCATCAACGGAACAGTTTGCAGTTTACAATATTGAAATCGGTGATCAGAAAGAAAAAATCGAAAAACGGGTAGGAAAACCGCAACGAATTTCGTTAAATGAATACGATGTTTATTGGCATACATATCATGAAAGCTATCGAAATTTTTTTATGGTTTCCTATGACCAACACGGAATTGTGAACGGAATTTATACGAATCAACCACTTTTTTCTTCATCGATTGGTATGGAAAGCGGATGGACAAAGGAAGAGACGAGAAGTCGACTTGGAAATCCGTTGGAAAGCTTAAAAAAAGGACGGATTGTTTACAAATTACCGGAAGACAGAAACTACGATCTTTTTCTAATCGATGGAAATTACGTCACTATTTTTTACGATCAATTTGAAAAGGAGTCTATTCGGGCGATTCAAATCATCCGGGGAGATTTGGAAGAAAAAAAATCAACGCTATATCCAGAAGGGCGACCCGAATTAATCGAAGGATTTGAATATCAATTATACGATTTAACGAATGCGGAGCGGGTAAAGTATGGACTAAATCCGTTAGTTTGGGATCGAGACGTCCAAATCACGGCGAAAAAACATAGTGAAGATATGGCGGCGAACGGATATTTTAGCCATGAAAATTTAAAGGGACAGTCCCCATTTGATCGAATGAAAGAAGATGCCATTTTTTATACAGTTGCAGGCGAAAATTTAGCTTACGGACAATTTAGTAGTATTTTTGCCCATGAAGGATTAATGAATTCAAAGGGTCATCGGGAAAATATTTTACAAAAGGATTTTGAACGAATTGGTATCGGTGTCGCCTTTAATGAAGAACAACAGCCATACTTTACACAAAACTTTTATAAAAAATAA
- a CDS encoding DegV family protein: MGKIKITCDRTADLSEEQMKTWDIDTMPLYIHLDGKSYKDRIDIQPEDIYEFAERTGKLPKTAAASIQEYVDFFKQFTDRYDALIHINLGSDFSSTHLNAKLAAEQFTNVYVIDSMNLSTGTGHLVLEACIFREKGLDAEEIVERVKAIVPKVETSFVIDTLDYLKMGGRCSAMTAFSANLLNIKPNIEVINGKMDVGKKYRGKIEKSIDKYVVDRLKGRDDIRLDRIFITHSGIAPEIIERVRERIKQFQNFSEIIETRASCTISSHCGPNTLGILFIRK; this comes from the coding sequence ATGGGAAAGATAAAAATTACTTGCGATCGTACGGCGGATTTGTCAGAAGAACAGATGAAAACGTGGGATATAGACACGATGCCTCTATACATACATTTAGATGGCAAGTCGTATAAAGATCGTATCGACATTCAACCGGAGGATATTTACGAATTTGCCGAAAGAACAGGGAAATTACCGAAAACCGCTGCCGCTTCCATTCAAGAATATGTAGATTTTTTCAAGCAATTTACCGATCGTTATGATGCACTCATCCATATTAATTTAGGCTCCGATTTTTCCAGCACCCATTTAAATGCGAAGTTAGCCGCTGAACAATTTACGAACGTCTACGTCATCGATTCAATGAATTTATCGACGGGTACTGGACATCTCGTTTTAGAGGCTTGTATTTTTCGGGAAAAAGGACTGGATGCGGAAGAAATCGTCGAACGGGTGAAGGCAATCGTTCCAAAGGTGGAGACAAGTTTCGTCATCGACACGTTGGACTATTTAAAAATGGGTGGTCGTTGTTCTGCCATGACCGCATTCAGTGCCAATTTATTAAATATTAAACCGAATATTGAAGTCATTAACGGTAAAATGGATGTTGGGAAAAAATACCGTGGTAAAATCGAAAAATCGATCGACAAATATGTTGTGGATCGATTGAAAGGGAGGGATGATATCCGGTTAGATCGCATTTTCATCACCCACTCCGGAATCGCCCCTGAAATTATCGAACGCGTTCGAGAACGGATCAAACAATTCCAAAATTTTTCGGAAATTATTGAGACGCGGGCATCTTGTACGATTTCCAGCCATTGTGGACCGAATACCCTCGGAATTTTATTTATCCGAAAGTAA
- a CDS encoding indolepyruvate ferredoxin oxidoreductase subunit alpha: MAFVITSACRDEKAAECVEVCPVDCIHEGEDMYYIDPDICIDCGACESVCPVQAIYYEEDLPDEEKLYLEKAREFFASA; encoded by the coding sequence ATGGCTTTTGTCATTACTTCAGCCTGTCGTGACGAAAAGGCCGCAGAATGTGTCGAAGTTTGTCCAGTCGATTGTATTCACGAAGGAGAAGATATGTATTATATCGATCCGGACATATGTATCGATTGTGGAGCATGTGAGAGTGTTTGTCCCGTCCAAGCGATTTATTATGAAGAAGATTTGCCAGACGAAGAAAAACTGTACTTGGAAAAGGCACGGGAATTTTTTGCCAGCGCATAA
- a CDS encoding exodeoxyribonuclease III, whose product MKLVSWNVNGLRACVKKGFLDYFHQVDADFFCVQETKLQENQIDLDLPGYWQYWNYAERKGYSGTAIFTKRKPISVSYGLWSNETEKEGRIITLSYDSFYLVNVYTPNSKRDLSRLPYRLEWEENMRDYLMHLDERKPVIFCGDLNVAHQAIDLKNAKTNVGNSGFTVEEREKMTRLLDAGFIDTFRYLYPNETEKYTWWSYMKNVRERNIGWRIDYFLISNRLKNQLIDAEIHSDVLGSDHCPIVLKINL is encoded by the coding sequence ATGAAACTGGTCAGCTGGAACGTTAATGGACTCCGGGCATGCGTAAAAAAAGGATTCCTCGACTACTTTCATCAAGTCGATGCGGACTTCTTTTGCGTACAAGAAACGAAATTACAAGAAAATCAAATTGACCTAGATTTACCGGGTTATTGGCAATATTGGAATTATGCAGAAAGAAAAGGTTATTCTGGGACGGCTATTTTCACAAAAAGGAAGCCAATATCCGTATCGTACGGTTTGTGGTCGAATGAGACGGAAAAGGAAGGTCGAATCATCACCTTATCGTACGATTCATTTTACTTAGTAAACGTCTATACACCGAATTCGAAAAGGGACTTGTCGAGATTACCGTACCGGTTGGAATGGGAAGAAAACATGAGGGACTACTTAATGCATTTGGATGAACGGAAACCGGTCATCTTTTGCGGTGATTTAAATGTCGCTCATCAAGCCATCGATTTAAAAAATGCAAAAACAAATGTCGGAAATTCCGGGTTCACCGTTGAGGAACGGGAAAAGATGACACGATTACTGGATGCTGGTTTTATCGATACGTTCCGTTATTTGTACCCGAATGAAACCGAAAAGTATACGTGGTGGTCGTATATGAAAAATGTACGAGAACGGAATATCGGCTGGCGTATCGACTATTTTCTCATTTCCAATCGATTGAAGAATCAACTCATCGATGCGGAAATCCATTCCGATGTACTCGGAAGCGACCACTGCCCGATTGTCTTGAAAATCAATTTATAG